Proteins encoded together in one Desulfovibrio sp. UCD-KL4C window:
- a CDS encoding NADH-quinone oxidoreductase subunit J, with the protein MELLAKIAFVVYTLLVLGGGCFAVGAHSLVRAMVGLITSLMGVAGMYLLMAAPFMAFMQILIYVGAVCVLIFFAIMLSRADAQGIESGVRRPGKALLSALAFISPVFVIGLVVVNYQPVSIKLPVEVPLAVLGKGLLDNYSLAFELISVVLLAAMAGAVLLAFEKKGRAAE; encoded by the coding sequence ATGGAACTGTTGGCTAAAATCGCTTTCGTTGTGTACACGCTGCTGGTTCTCGGCGGCGGGTGTTTTGCGGTTGGGGCGCACAGTCTGGTTCGGGCAATGGTCGGCCTCATAACATCTTTGATGGGGGTAGCAGGAATGTATTTGCTGATGGCTGCTCCTTTCATGGCTTTTATGCAGATACTTATCTATGTGGGCGCAGTCTGTGTTTTAATCTTTTTTGCGATCATGCTTAGCAGAGCTGATGCTCAAGGGATTGAATCAGGTGTTCGCAGACCCGGAAAGGCTTTGTTGTCCGCACTGGCATTTATTTCGCCAGTCTTTGTAATCGGATTGGTAGTCGTAAATTATCAGCCGGTAAGTATTAAACTTCCGGTAGAAGTTCCTCTTGCTGTCCTAGGTAAAGGTTTGCTTGATAATTATTCGCTTGCCTTCGAACTTATTTCAGTGGTTCTGCTGGCGGCAATGGCCGGAGCTGTGCTGCTTGCTTTTGAAAAAAAAGGGAGGGCAGCTGAATGA
- the nuoK gene encoding NADH-quinone oxidoreductase subunit NuoK: MSPLMMYQLVALGLLAIGLYGIVWRKSLVGMLISVELMLNGAGLSIVSASQLTSADSATGQIATLFVMGLAAAEATLVLAIIVVVAKRFKSTETDVVSRLKG; encoded by the coding sequence ATGAGTCCGCTCATGATGTATCAGCTTGTGGCTCTTGGACTGCTGGCAATAGGTCTCTATGGAATTGTCTGGCGCAAGAGTTTGGTAGGGATGCTGATTTCGGTGGAACTTATGCTCAATGGAGCCGGACTTTCCATTGTTTCAGCATCGCAGTTGACCTCAGCCGATAGCGCGACAGGGCAGATAGCTACTCTTTTTGTCATGGGACTGGCTGCTGCCGAGGCCACACTTGTACTTGCAATTATTGTGGTCGTTGCAAAACGATTCAAAAGTACTGAAACAGATGTTGTTTCAAGGCTGAAGGGTTGA
- a CDS encoding monovalent cation/H+ antiporter subunit D family protein — protein MTVNNEFINSTRMLIPLAITMVAPILIWLFRENQNKREAVSVWAGILAFISVASMVPAVLQGTIREYTLFTIMPGINVSFAADGLAFVFALVASLLWIFATSYNIGYMRTLNEHAQTRYYFCFAVAIFGAIGVAFSANIFTLYLFYEVISVFTYPLVAHHQDDVSFNGARKYMVYLMGTSKLFFLPAMVLTYVLAGTLDFNIGNIQHGIFPADANQTLVTITYVLYLAGLAKAALMPLHNWLPSAMVAPTPVSALLHAVAVVKAGVFSVSRVILSGFGVDLMDKLGLGLPTAYLAAFTIITASLIALTKDDIKARLAYSTVSQLSYIIVGVAMLTPEAVQGGLMHIAHHAFSKITLFFGAGSIYVATHIREISKMDGLGRRMPWTFGAFAIASLSMIGVPPVCGFVTKWYLIKGAVTIGQWGLLIALLASTFLNAGYFAPIIYRAFFKAPAEGANLEQYSEAPLTMVIPLFTTALISVWLGLYPQTFLQFINVFGKF, from the coding sequence ATGACAGTTAATAATGAATTTATAAACAGTACACGTATGCTCATTCCGCTGGCCATTACAATGGTTGCGCCGATCTTGATCTGGTTGTTTCGCGAGAATCAAAATAAAAGAGAGGCTGTTTCTGTCTGGGCCGGAATATTAGCATTTATTTCAGTTGCATCCATGGTTCCTGCAGTCCTTCAGGGGACAATAAGAGAGTATACACTCTTCACTATTATGCCGGGGATCAATGTTTCTTTTGCTGCTGATGGGCTGGCATTTGTTTTTGCACTGGTTGCATCACTTTTGTGGATTTTTGCAACCAGCTATAACATCGGTTACATGCGAACCCTGAATGAACACGCGCAGACCAGATATTATTTCTGTTTTGCCGTTGCAATCTTCGGAGCAATCGGGGTTGCATTTTCTGCTAACATCTTCACGCTGTATCTTTTCTACGAAGTTATATCGGTATTTACTTACCCGCTTGTTGCTCATCATCAGGATGATGTATCATTCAACGGGGCCAGAAAATACATGGTTTACCTTATGGGTACATCAAAATTGTTTTTCCTTCCGGCGATGGTTCTTACCTACGTGCTGGCTGGAACTCTTGATTTCAATATCGGAAACATTCAGCATGGTATTTTCCCTGCCGATGCGAATCAGACCTTAGTAACTATAACTTATGTCCTTTACCTTGCGGGGCTTGCAAAAGCAGCTCTGATGCCTTTGCATAACTGGTTGCCGTCCGCAATGGTTGCTCCTACTCCTGTTTCAGCTTTGCTGCATGCAGTGGCGGTTGTTAAGGCCGGTGTGTTCTCGGTTTCACGCGTTATCCTTTCAGGGTTTGGTGTGGACCTCATGGATAAACTCGGACTCGGGCTTCCCACCGCATACCTTGCGGCGTTTACTATTATTACGGCTTCACTGATTGCGCTTACTAAAGATGATATTAAAGCTAGGCTGGCATATTCAACAGTCAGTCAGCTCTCATACATCATTGTAGGTGTTGCCATGCTCACCCCTGAAGCGGTGCAGGGCGGGTTGATGCATATTGCCCATCACGCCTTTTCCAAAATCACATTGTTCTTCGGGGCTGGGTCAATTTATGTAGCTACCCATATCAGAGAAATAAGCAAAATGGATGGGCTTGGACGACGAATGCCATGGACATTTGGAGCATTTGCAATTGCTTCGCTGTCAATGATCGGTGTTCCGCCTGTTTGTGGATTTGTAACCAAATGGTATCTGATTAAAGGTGCTGTAACCATTGGACAATGGGGACTTCTGATTGCTCTTTTAGCCAGTACATTCCTGAATGCCGGATATTTCGCTCCTATTATTTATAGAGCGTTTTTTAAAGCTCCGGCTGAGGGTGCTAATCTTGAGCAATACAGTGAAGCTCCTCTCACCATGGTTATTCCTCTATTTACTACGGCATTGATTTCCGTCTGGCTGGGCCTTTATCCCCAGACGTTTTTACAGTTTATCAACGTCTTCGGAAAATTCTAA
- a CDS encoding Na(+)/H(+) antiporter subunit D — protein MEINGFLHPAVAFIALAMALPFFRGQHWKWLLLVPPIIAITVVFTATMGSFGIIPYLGNTLILGRVDKLSLVFANVFAIQSLIGMIYSLHVKEKAHHASAALYVAGSFGCVFAGDYLTLFIFWELMAVASTFLVWLHRTKTSSAAGFRYFLFHMLGGLFLLGGLLLRYHEIGTFAFLAVDPSAMQYYDWLILLGFCVNAAVVPLHAWLPDAYPEATIPGAVFMCAFTTKTAVYVLARGFSGVYILAVAGTFMAVYGVLYASMENNARRILSYHIVSQVGYMVAGIGIGTAMCMNGAVAHAYAHILYKGLLFMSVGTLMYSVGTANLDKLGGLVGRLPWVVLLYMVGAVSISGMPFFNGFISKTMTITGAAESHHTLLAIGLEIAAVGTFLSVGIKLPYFAFFNKPAKTELKLTKIPKNMYVAMGIAATLCFAQGVYPQMLYKLLPFPVEYTPYTPWHLLQSAMLLAFTGAGFWVMRKIIIPHHGRNLDFDKLYRFIGRTGLQLICRPVAWADSIWTTVYRVIGLRALMDFAAGSSWFDRKGIDTVVDGTAYSVRNIGRTGAKMQTGRLQDYLGLAVFFALCIYGLVWYLG, from the coding sequence ATGGAAATTAATGGATTTCTTCATCCGGCTGTCGCCTTTATAGCTTTGGCTATGGCGTTGCCATTTTTTAGGGGACAACACTGGAAATGGTTGCTTCTTGTCCCGCCCATCATTGCAATTACGGTTGTGTTCACTGCAACAATGGGCAGTTTCGGGATTATCCCTTATCTGGGAAACACCCTGATTCTGGGCAGAGTAGATAAACTATCACTGGTGTTTGCAAATGTTTTTGCCATCCAATCGTTGATCGGCATGATTTATTCCCTTCATGTGAAGGAAAAAGCGCATCATGCATCAGCGGCATTATATGTCGCCGGATCATTCGGTTGTGTATTTGCAGGAGATTACCTGACTTTATTTATCTTCTGGGAACTAATGGCAGTAGCTTCTACATTCCTTGTCTGGCTTCACAGAACTAAAACTTCAAGCGCAGCAGGATTCAGATACTTTCTGTTTCACATGCTTGGCGGGCTTTTCCTGCTCGGCGGATTGTTGCTTAGATATCATGAAATAGGCACCTTTGCATTTTTGGCTGTTGATCCTTCGGCAATGCAATATTACGACTGGCTGATCCTATTAGGATTTTGTGTTAACGCCGCTGTTGTTCCTCTGCATGCGTGGCTGCCGGATGCTTATCCTGAAGCTACCATCCCGGGCGCAGTTTTTATGTGTGCGTTCACAACAAAAACAGCCGTTTATGTACTGGCTAGAGGGTTTTCCGGTGTATACATTCTGGCTGTTGCCGGAACATTTATGGCGGTTTACGGAGTGCTTTACGCGTCCATGGAAAACAATGCGCGCAGGATTTTATCTTACCACATCGTTTCTCAGGTCGGTTACATGGTTGCCGGTATCGGAATCGGAACCGCAATGTGTATGAACGGGGCTGTAGCTCATGCTTACGCACATATCCTATATAAAGGATTGCTCTTCATGAGTGTCGGAACACTGATGTATTCAGTGGGTACGGCTAATCTTGATAAGCTTGGCGGTCTGGTCGGAAGACTTCCATGGGTGGTTTTGCTGTATATGGTCGGGGCGGTTTCCATTTCCGGAATGCCGTTCTTTAACGGGTTTATCAGTAAAACCATGACCATAACAGGCGCGGCTGAATCGCATCATACTTTGCTTGCGATAGGGCTTGAAATTGCTGCAGTTGGTACCTTCCTTTCGGTTGGTATAAAACTGCCGTACTTTGCTTTCTTCAATAAGCCGGCAAAGACTGAACTTAAGCTCACCAAAATCCCTAAGAATATGTATGTGGCAATGGGAATTGCAGCAACTCTCTGTTTTGCTCAGGGTGTTTATCCTCAGATGCTTTACAAACTGCTTCCGTTCCCGGTTGAATATACGCCTTACACTCCTTGGCATCTGTTGCAGTCAGCAATGCTGCTTGCATTCACAGGTGCGGGTTTCTGGGTAATGAGAAAAATTATTATACCTCATCATGGTAGAAACCTCGATTTTGATAAGCTTTATAGGTTTATCGGAAGGACAGGATTGCAGTTGATCTGCCGCCCAGTCGCATGGGCTGATTCGATCTGGACCACTGTGTACAGAGTGATCGGGCTTAGGGCTCTTATGGACTTCGCTGCCGGATCCTCATGGTTCGACCGCAAAGGGATTGATACGGTTGTGGACGGAACTGCCTATTCGGTAAGAAATATCGGCAGGACCGGAGCAAAGATGCAAACCGGACGACTACAGGATTACCTTGGTCTGGCTGTTTTCTTCGCGCTCTGTATTTACGGACTTGTCTGGTACCTTGGATAA
- a CDS encoding NuoM family protein has protein sequence MQEVAYPILTSLVFFPLVAAFGLFFFRGDSAVRIYTLIVSVIELLLSIPLFMGFKLGSAEFQFMERMDWVKQWGIEYYLGTDGISFLMVVLTIVVLPLCVLCSWSYIKTRVKEFHFCLLFMTAACVGVFTSLDLVLFYVFWEAMLIPMYLLIAVWGGPEKKYASLKFFLYTLAGSALLLVAIVAFRIAGGTFAIPELMEKTFSFGFQFWAFLALALAFAIKVPMFPFHTWLPAAHVQAPTAGSVILASVLLKMGTYGFLRFNLPLTPAASVYFAPMMIAISVASIIYGGAVALGQNDIKKVIAYSSVSHMGFVTLGIFLFNLHGLEGALFQMLNHGIVTGGLFMMIGAIYERSHSRDIYDNLGLGKYMPAYMGFWGLFALSSFGFPGTNSFVGEILVFIGAFEQNPWIGACLVPGAMIAAAYMLRISLKLAWGRPSTWKGWKDLNLREWTYLAIPAVFVFYIGLAPALTFKVMDASLIKLQNDVHTKSQAVSIDDERPLDMAWNSIKNIVK, from the coding sequence ATGCAAGAAGTAGCTTATCCTATTCTGACCAGTCTCGTATTTTTTCCGCTTGTGGCGGCCTTCGGATTGTTTTTCTTCCGTGGTGATTCCGCAGTCCGGATTTATACGCTGATCGTGTCAGTCATAGAACTCCTGCTTTCTATCCCCCTGTTCATGGGATTTAAACTTGGTTCGGCTGAGTTTCAATTCATGGAGAGAATGGATTGGGTGAAGCAATGGGGGATTGAATATTATCTTGGAACGGATGGCATCAGCTTCCTTATGGTTGTACTGACTATTGTTGTCCTTCCCTTATGCGTGCTCTGTTCATGGAGCTATATAAAAACAAGGGTTAAAGAATTTCACTTCTGTCTGCTGTTTATGACAGCGGCCTGCGTGGGAGTCTTTACCTCACTAGATCTGGTTTTATTCTATGTGTTTTGGGAAGCGATGTTGATACCTATGTATCTTCTTATCGCTGTGTGGGGTGGACCTGAAAAGAAATACGCTTCTCTCAAGTTCTTCCTTTATACCCTTGCAGGTAGTGCTCTTCTTTTGGTTGCGATTGTCGCTTTCAGAATTGCGGGCGGAACATTTGCAATACCAGAGCTTATGGAAAAAACCTTTTCATTCGGTTTTCAGTTCTGGGCTTTTCTGGCTCTTGCTTTGGCATTTGCGATCAAGGTTCCCATGTTTCCTTTTCACACATGGTTACCTGCCGCACATGTTCAGGCTCCTACAGCAGGTTCAGTCATTCTGGCTTCTGTTCTTCTTAAAATGGGAACTTACGGGTTTTTAAGATTCAACCTGCCGCTGACTCCGGCAGCAAGTGTATATTTTGCACCAATGATGATCGCAATATCCGTAGCTTCTATCATTTACGGCGGGGCGGTCGCGCTGGGGCAAAATGATATTAAAAAAGTTATTGCTTACTCGTCTGTAAGTCATATGGGTTTTGTTACTCTGGGAATTTTCCTTTTCAATCTTCACGGGTTGGAAGGTGCTCTCTTTCAGATGCTTAACCACGGTATTGTAACAGGCGGTCTCTTTATGATGATCGGGGCAATTTACGAGCGCAGTCATAGTAGAGATATATATGATAACCTTGGTCTCGGAAAATATATGCCTGCATATATGGGATTTTGGGGGCTGTTTGCATTGTCTTCATTTGGATTCCCCGGAACTAACAGTTTTGTCGGTGAGATTTTGGTTTTCATCGGAGCTTTTGAGCAGAATCCATGGATCGGAGCATGTCTTGTTCCAGGTGCTATGATTGCTGCTGCTTATATGCTTCGTATTTCACTAAAGCTTGCATGGGGCAGACCTTCAACATGGAAAGGCTGGAAGGATTTAAATCTGCGCGAGTGGACGTATCTTGCGATTCCGGCTGTATTTGTTTTCTATATCGGCCTTGCTCCGGCACTCACTTTCAAAGTTATGGATGCCTCACTTATCAAGTTGCAAAATGATGTGCATACAAAGTCGCAGGCTGTAAGTATAGATGATGAAAGACCGTTGGATATGGCTTGGAACTCCATCAAGAACATAGTCAAATAA
- a CDS encoding NADH-quinone oxidoreductase subunit N codes for MTFNPNLILPEIYQFLVIAMLFIQSIGSPKMRTKVGPLLPIAAALGVVVAVVSVGAQGLVFWDSYRVDHLSQFFKAAIAIGFFITVLNATRQPTLDKEKTTDYFLFLALSAWGLMLLSSAVELITMYLALELSSYSLYTLIAVRAKSKDAAEAGIKYILFGAVATALALYGFSYILAGMHTTYLVELVKGDWSFAASPMAVIGMSLFLIGMFYKLALFPFHFWCPDVYEGTSNETAAFVATLPKLGAIVILIRLATMFKPGYDITTMLAVLGALSMTFGNLAALVQTDVKRILGYSSVAHAGYIMIGLVSGTPEGLAAASFYALAYVAMNLTCFWVVSRVSVDGRNLKLKDLDGLHKRAPALAFALAVGAFALVGLPPMAGFMGKLFLFSAGWNHGYNWLIIIAGLNTAISIYYYLGLVRHAYTKDADDESPLPDTSSFSLVGAGLLSVLVLALGLMPSSVFDLALGAGGSLLP; via the coding sequence GTGACTTTCAATCCGAATCTGATTTTACCGGAAATCTACCAGTTTCTTGTTATTGCCATGCTTTTTATTCAAAGCATTGGCAGCCCCAAGATGCGCACTAAAGTTGGACCGTTGCTTCCGATAGCAGCAGCTTTAGGCGTGGTGGTCGCGGTTGTGTCTGTTGGAGCGCAAGGTCTTGTTTTCTGGGATTCGTATCGTGTTGATCATTTATCCCAGTTTTTTAAGGCCGCCATTGCCATAGGTTTTTTTATAACTGTTCTTAATGCTACACGTCAGCCTACTTTGGATAAAGAAAAGACCACAGATTATTTTCTGTTCCTCGCGCTCAGTGCATGGGGATTAATGCTCTTATCTTCCGCTGTAGAGCTTATTACTATGTACCTAGCTTTGGAGCTTTCTTCTTACAGTCTCTATACTCTCATTGCAGTGCGGGCTAAGAGTAAGGACGCTGCGGAAGCAGGTATTAAATACATTCTGTTCGGTGCAGTTGCTACGGCGCTTGCCTTGTACGGTTTCTCGTATATTCTTGCAGGAATGCACACTACCTATCTTGTTGAACTGGTAAAAGGTGATTGGAGCTTTGCCGCTTCTCCCATGGCTGTTATCGGTATGTCGTTGTTTCTTATCGGAATGTTTTACAAGCTTGCGCTGTTTCCGTTTCACTTTTGGTGTCCTGATGTTTATGAAGGCACAAGTAATGAAACTGCCGCGTTTGTTGCAACTTTGCCCAAGCTCGGAGCAATTGTTATTTTGATCCGCTTGGCTACAATGTTTAAGCCCGGATACGATATAACCACTATGCTGGCTGTGCTTGGCGCGCTGTCCATGACATTTGGTAACCTTGCCGCATTGGTACAGACCGATGTCAAAAGAATTCTAGGTTATTCTTCTGTCGCTCATGCTGGTTACATTATGATAGGCTTGGTCTCAGGAACTCCAGAAGGATTGGCTGCTGCAAGTTTTTATGCTTTGGCATATGTAGCAATGAATCTGACTTGTTTTTGGGTGGTCAGCAGAGTGTCTGTTGACGGACGTAATTTGAAACTCAAGGATTTGGACGGCTTGCATAAGCGTGCTCCTGCACTTGCCTTTGCGTTAGCAGTCGGAGCATTTGCCCTTGTAGGTTTGCCGCCTATGGCAGGCTTTATGGGGAAATTGTTCTTGTTCTCTGCAGGCTGGAACCACGGTTACAACTGGCTTATCATTATAGCTGGTCTCAACACGGCGATTTCAATCTATTACTATTTAGGTCTTGTTCGCCATGCTTATACCAAGGATGCTGACGACGAATCTCCATTACCGGACACTTCATCTTTTAGTCTTGTCGGTGCAGGGCTGCTTTCCGTGTTGGTATTAGCATTAGGATTGATGCCTTCAAGTGTTTTTGATTTAGCTTTAGGAGCTGGAGGCTCACTCCTGCCATAA
- the feoB gene encoding ferrous iron transport protein B, whose protein sequence is MHKIERLAIAGVPNSGKTTLFNALTGSTQKVGNWPGVTVEKIHGTFPLQGSKVELVDLPGTYNLTPDTEDQKVAEKVLREREYDLILNVVDATNLSRNLFLTMDLKEHTDQIIILLNMLDVAEKEGLDINVEALSKELGLPVIPVIAVDKDSVAKAVKAIEATAKQMPPHDSHATKQEVMDTVKKYTIIDGICDKVVTEKLDRSQNFTNKVDSIVMNRFASIPVFLVSMFITFWFAIGLGSVFIDFFDIMAGLIFVDIPTAILESIHAPEWLHVVIAGGFGAGIQTVATFIPVVFFMFLALAILEDFGYMARVGVVADRFMRKIGLPGSAFIPMVVGFGCTVPAVMAARTLTSKRDRFMTIFMAPFMSCGARLPVYALFCVALFGAYSGLAVFLIYLSGLAMAIFTGFLLKNTLFKGVPSHFVMDLPLYHIPRVGAVFKSAWLRLNGFIKRAGVIVVIAVFVLSMLNSIGIKNGEMSFGNEDSQASVLAYASKAIAPVFKPIGITEDNWPASVALFTGLFAKEAIVGTVNSLYSSLDMQDAAEDAPAEEETRLDISGSISEAFGTISDGLVGILTSADLLGIGLVTEDSATVSEEIGASTSVYKHIAANFTIFSAFAYLLFVLMYFPCLAVIGATKQEMGAFYSGVMAMYCTALGWSVATLFYQIAEGRNILYISIALAILVAIYGTLKYLGTKESEPLPILQPMK, encoded by the coding sequence ATGCATAAGATTGAACGACTTGCCATCGCAGGCGTACCGAATAGCGGTAAAACAACCCTTTTCAATGCGCTTACAGGATCCACTCAAAAGGTTGGAAACTGGCCCGGAGTTACAGTTGAAAAGATTCACGGAACTTTTCCCCTACAAGGCAGTAAAGTAGAACTTGTCGACTTGCCTGGAACATACAACCTGACTCCTGACACAGAAGATCAGAAAGTAGCGGAAAAAGTGCTTCGCGAACGTGAATATGACCTGATTTTAAATGTTGTTGATGCGACCAATCTCTCGCGTAATCTTTTTTTAACAATGGATCTCAAAGAGCACACAGATCAGATTATTATTCTGCTGAACATGCTAGATGTTGCTGAAAAAGAAGGTCTAGATATTAACGTTGAAGCTCTCAGTAAAGAACTGGGATTACCTGTAATACCTGTTATCGCAGTAGATAAAGACTCCGTAGCCAAAGCTGTAAAAGCAATTGAAGCAACTGCCAAACAAATGCCTCCTCATGACTCGCATGCGACGAAGCAGGAAGTAATGGATACAGTTAAAAAATATACCATCATTGATGGTATTTGCGACAAAGTAGTTACGGAAAAATTGGATCGCAGCCAAAACTTTACAAATAAAGTCGACAGCATTGTGATGAACCGCTTCGCCTCAATTCCAGTCTTCCTAGTTTCTATGTTCATAACATTCTGGTTTGCTATAGGTTTAGGCTCTGTCTTCATTGATTTTTTTGATATTATGGCAGGACTTATTTTTGTTGATATACCTACGGCAATCTTGGAAAGTATACATGCTCCAGAATGGTTACACGTCGTTATTGCCGGAGGCTTTGGTGCCGGGATTCAAACTGTAGCGACATTTATACCAGTAGTATTTTTTATGTTCCTAGCCTTGGCAATTCTTGAGGATTTTGGGTACATGGCCCGAGTTGGTGTTGTTGCTGACCGCTTTATGCGTAAAATAGGCTTACCAGGCTCTGCTTTTATTCCAATGGTTGTTGGCTTTGGTTGTACCGTTCCGGCAGTTATGGCTGCGAGGACTCTTACCTCAAAACGTGACCGCTTCATGACTATTTTCATGGCACCGTTTATGTCATGCGGAGCAAGACTTCCTGTTTACGCACTTTTTTGCGTAGCCTTATTCGGTGCATATTCAGGGCTTGCAGTTTTCTTGATTTATCTGTCAGGACTCGCAATGGCTATTTTCACAGGATTCCTGCTTAAAAACACTTTATTTAAAGGTGTCCCTTCCCATTTTGTTATGGACCTACCACTCTACCATATCCCACGTGTCGGTGCGGTATTTAAGAGTGCATGGCTCAGACTGAACGGCTTTATCAAACGTGCTGGGGTTATTGTTGTCATAGCAGTGTTTGTTCTTAGCATGTTAAACTCAATCGGAATTAAAAACGGAGAAATGTCTTTCGGAAACGAAGATTCACAGGCATCTGTTCTAGCCTATGCTAGCAAGGCAATCGCCCCTGTGTTCAAACCAATTGGAATTACCGAAGACAACTGGCCTGCATCTGTTGCGCTTTTCACCGGACTTTTTGCAAAAGAAGCAATCGTTGGAACAGTAAACTCATTATACTCATCACTTGATATGCAAGATGCTGCTGAGGATGCTCCGGCAGAAGAAGAAACCAGGCTGGATATCAGTGGATCAATAAGTGAAGCTTTCGGCACTATCAGCGATGGACTGGTAGGAATCTTAACCTCGGCAGACCTTTTAGGAATTGGACTTGTTACCGAAGACAGCGCGACTGTCAGCGAAGAAATCGGCGCAAGTACTTCTGTTTACAAACATATTGCAGCTAACTTCACTATATTCTCAGCCTTTGCATACCTGCTCTTTGTTTTAATGTACTTCCCGTGTCTTGCTGTAATAGGAGCAACAAAACAGGAAATGGGTGCATTCTACTCAGGAGTCATGGCCATGTACTGCACAGCATTAGGTTGGTCTGTAGCAACACTGTTCTACCAGATAGCCGAAGGAAGAAATATATTGTACATCAGCATAGCTCTAGCAATTCTAGTAGCAATATACGGAACACTAAAATATCTCGGTACAAAAGAATCTGAACCACTACCGATTCTGCAACCGATGAAATAA
- a CDS encoding FeoA family protein, translating to MTKNIKLSEICSGKSYCVLGFELDSSDYAQKLHKMGFVAGTPITLAPIKISDPMVFQIRGSRVALRKSEAIQVKVKEL from the coding sequence ATGACTAAAAATATTAAACTTTCAGAAATTTGTTCAGGAAAGTCATACTGCGTTCTTGGATTTGAACTTGACTCTTCTGATTATGCACAAAAACTACACAAAATGGGCTTTGTTGCAGGAACTCCTATTACGCTGGCACCTATAAAAATTTCCGATCCAATGGTTTTCCAGATCCGTGGAAGCCGTGTAGCACTCAGAAAAAGTGAAGCAATACAAGTAAAGGTTAAGGAGCTATAA
- a CDS encoding type I restriction enzyme HsdR N-terminal domain-containing protein — protein MHEVSMGGTLRDYLSGEEIEETTYEEFRQALAKILVEEHGYPKDSLKAKVDLCFDIDGEEMCRTIDLVVYDPDALPILMVMFCAGDVGSYEREAVCAGKLFQGGPVPYVIITDSMDAFLLDAISGETLAHGMRSVPDYKKLLSMVEGYKREPLPAERRSKIERIFYTYTGFLQGTCCSESCSLPPIRKIELNKIPKGKTLKKQDI, from the coding sequence ATGCACGAAGTCAGTATGGGCGGAACTCTTCGCGATTACCTTAGCGGAGAGGAAATAGAAGAAACGACTTACGAAGAGTTCAGACAGGCTTTGGCGAAGATTTTAGTTGAAGAGCATGGTTATCCTAAGGATTCGTTAAAAGCTAAGGTAGATCTTTGTTTCGATATTGACGGCGAAGAAATGTGTCGAACTATTGATTTGGTTGTATATGATCCAGATGCTCTCCCAATCCTTATGGTGATGTTTTGCGCTGGTGATGTTGGAAGTTATGAGAGGGAAGCTGTTTGTGCCGGAAAGCTTTTCCAGGGCGGACCGGTTCCTTACGTGATCATAACTGATTCAATGGATGCTTTTTTGCTTGACGCTATTTCTGGTGAGACTCTTGCCCATGGAATGAGATCTGTTCCTGACTACAAAAAGCTTCTTTCTATGGTTGAAGGTTATAAAAGAGAACCTTTGCCAGCAGAAAGAAGGTCTAAAATCGAAAGAATCTTCTACACATATACTGGGTTTTTACAGGGGACATGTTGTAGTGAATCGTGCTCATTGCCTCCGATCAGAAAGATTGAGCTGAATAAAATTCCTAAAGGTAAAACTTTGAAGAAACAAGATATATAA